Proteins encoded together in one Oceanobacillus iheyensis HTE831 window:
- a CDS encoding LytTR family DNA-binding domain-containing protein, protein MKQLSLSSLLDVMVELFSEEVSIAITNKHEYVYYRRSKRIDLKIHEGDPIKKGTLAYKAITTNKKVSEFIDRNIYGVPYHGMAVPYYNEDEMEGCVLAIYPAYTEGKSVVTVRSQDGWKPIPFSELIYLEAKERKTYAVAQDYAGFHTNTLQEFEFMLPTDVFIRCHRSYIVNVNNIEEIYPDTHSTFMLGMKNGEQVPVSQSYSSYFRKLLGF, encoded by the coding sequence ATGAAGCAACTAAGTTTAAGTTCATTATTAGATGTAATGGTAGAATTGTTTTCGGAAGAAGTATCAATTGCAATTACAAATAAGCATGAATATGTTTATTACCGACGAAGTAAGCGTATTGATTTGAAGATTCATGAAGGCGATCCAATAAAAAAAGGAACGCTAGCTTATAAAGCAATTACAACAAATAAAAAAGTATCCGAATTTATTGATCGAAATATATATGGTGTGCCTTATCATGGTATGGCGGTACCTTATTATAATGAGGATGAAATGGAAGGTTGTGTACTTGCGATCTATCCAGCTTATACAGAGGGGAAATCAGTGGTTACCGTACGTAGTCAAGACGGTTGGAAACCAATACCTTTTTCTGAGTTAATTTATTTAGAAGCAAAGGAACGTAAAACATATGCTGTAGCTCAAGACTATGCTGGATTTCACACAAATACATTACAGGAGTTTGAGTTCATGCTGCCTACAGATGTCTTTATACGCTGCCATCGTTCTTATATTGTCAATGTGAATAATATAGAAGAGATTTATCCGGATACTCATTCTACTTTTATGCTCGGTATGAAGAATGGGGAACAAGTGCCGGTAAGTCAATCATATTCTAGTTATTTCCGAAAATTATTAGGATTTTAA
- a CDS encoding ROK family transcriptional regulator, translating to MKINRTWNQYVVKQENKSLVFNTIRQNSPISRADIAQQLGLNKSTVSSLVSELINEELIGEVGPGESSGGRRPVMLFFNNTAGYSIGIDLGVNYILGVLTDLQGNILEQEQVTFDNLTYEEILVHLNEVIQKLITMTSKSPYGVIGIGVAVPGIVNKEEKILLAPNLNWRNISLKEELENQFNIPVIIENEANAGAYGEVQFGIGKENKEIVYVSVGVGIGVGLVLNNQLYKGNNGFSGEMGHMTIDAHGAKCSCGSEGCWELYASEKALLQLAKRNKIYTTDPYDLLDHMIQLAKNNDSVALEAFNEISKYLAIGINNIINSFNPEQVIIGNRMSAAKKWIEKPLLDSINNQSLWFSQKDLKIDFSSLNTHSNALGMAAFSSERFLKVTISGNEVIRVK from the coding sequence ATGAAAATAAATCGAACGTGGAATCAGTATGTAGTTAAACAAGAGAATAAGTCTTTAGTCTTTAATACTATTAGACAAAATTCTCCCATTTCAAGAGCAGATATCGCACAACAACTAGGCCTTAACAAAAGCACTGTTTCTTCATTAGTAAGCGAACTTATTAACGAAGAACTGATTGGAGAAGTTGGTCCAGGAGAGTCAAGTGGAGGAAGACGCCCTGTTATGCTGTTTTTCAATAATACAGCTGGTTACTCTATTGGAATCGATCTCGGTGTAAATTATATATTGGGGGTGTTAACAGATTTACAAGGAAATATTTTAGAACAAGAACAAGTTACATTTGATAACTTAACTTATGAAGAAATCCTAGTTCATCTAAATGAGGTTATACAGAAACTGATTACAATGACTTCAAAAAGTCCATATGGTGTTATCGGTATCGGTGTTGCAGTACCTGGAATTGTTAATAAAGAAGAGAAAATACTGCTTGCTCCTAATTTAAATTGGCGGAATATTTCTTTAAAAGAAGAATTAGAGAATCAATTTAATATTCCGGTTATTATTGAGAATGAAGCAAATGCGGGTGCGTATGGTGAAGTACAATTTGGCATCGGCAAAGAAAATAAAGAAATTGTATATGTCAGTGTTGGTGTAGGAATCGGGGTTGGCCTTGTATTAAACAACCAATTGTACAAAGGAAATAATGGATTTTCCGGAGAAATGGGGCATATGACTATTGATGCACATGGCGCAAAATGTAGTTGTGGAAGTGAAGGTTGTTGGGAGCTATATGCTTCTGAGAAAGCATTATTACAATTAGCTAAAAGAAATAAAATCTATACAACCGATCCATATGATTTACTAGACCATATGATCCAATTAGCCAAAAATAATGATTCAGTAGCGTTAGAAGCATTTAATGAAATCAGCAAATATTTAGCAATCGGGATCAATAATATTATTAATTCATTTAATCCAGAACAAGTCATTATTGGCAATCGAATGTCTGCTGCAAAAAAATGGATTGAGAAACCATTGCTTGATTCCATTAATAATCAATCACTATGGTTTAGCCAAAAGGATTTAAAAATTGATTTTTCAAGCCTTAACACACATTCGAATGCACTTGGGATGGCAGCATTTTCCTCTGAGAGATTCTTAAAAGTAACGATTTCTGGAAACGAAGTAATCCGTGTGAAGTAA
- the xylA gene encoding xylose isomerase, whose protein sequence is MSYFNEIGTIQYEGAKSDNPFAFKFYNPTESINGQTMEEHLRFGVAYWHTFTEDLSDPFGNGTAIRPWDKFNGMDLAKARVEAAFEFFEKLQIPYFCFHDVDIAPEGSSLKESNENLDTVVAMIKEYMKDSKTKLLWNTVNNFTHPRFVHGAASSNNADVFAYAAAKVKKGLEVGKELGAENYVFWGGREGYETLLNTNMKLELDNLARFFHMAKDYANEIDFNAQFLIEPKPKEPTSHQYDFDVASGYAFLQNYDLQDTFKFNIEANHATLAGHTFEHELHYARIHNMLGSVDANQGHPLLGWDTDEFPSDIYTTTLAMYEILKNDGLGKGGLNFDAKVRRGSFTAEDLFHAHIAGMDSFAIGLKVAQRLMDDRVLENVVEDRYRSFNQGIGRDIVSGKTDFHQLEKHALTLSEITQPSGQLEVIKNKINQYLLTTFA, encoded by the coding sequence ATGAGTTATTTTAATGAAATTGGAACCATTCAGTATGAAGGAGCAAAATCTGACAATCCATTCGCTTTTAAATTCTATAACCCAACGGAATCCATTAATGGACAAACAATGGAAGAGCATCTTCGATTTGGGGTCGCATATTGGCATACGTTTACAGAAGACTTATCAGATCCATTTGGAAATGGCACAGCAATACGTCCATGGGATAAGTTCAATGGAATGGACTTAGCAAAAGCAAGAGTGGAAGCAGCATTTGAGTTTTTTGAAAAATTACAAATTCCTTATTTCTGTTTTCATGATGTAGATATTGCTCCAGAGGGAAGTAGTTTAAAAGAATCTAATGAAAATCTAGATACTGTTGTAGCGATGATTAAAGAGTATATGAAAGATAGTAAAACAAAATTACTTTGGAATACAGTGAATAATTTTACACATCCTCGTTTTGTTCATGGAGCAGCATCTTCTAATAATGCGGATGTGTTTGCCTATGCAGCAGCGAAAGTAAAGAAAGGGCTAGAGGTTGGTAAAGAACTTGGAGCTGAAAACTATGTTTTCTGGGGCGGAAGAGAAGGATATGAAACATTACTTAATACAAATATGAAGCTAGAATTGGATAACTTAGCACGCTTTTTCCATATGGCCAAAGATTATGCGAATGAAATTGATTTTAATGCACAATTCTTAATTGAACCGAAGCCAAAAGAACCTACTAGTCATCAGTATGATTTCGATGTAGCTAGCGGGTACGCATTTTTGCAAAACTATGATTTACAAGATACGTTTAAATTTAATATAGAAGCAAACCATGCAACGTTAGCAGGTCATACATTTGAACATGAGTTACATTATGCACGTATTCATAATATGCTTGGATCTGTTGATGCAAACCAAGGACACCCTTTACTAGGGTGGGATACGGACGAATTTCCATCTGATATATATACGACCACATTAGCAATGTATGAAATTCTAAAAAATGATGGGTTAGGAAAAGGTGGTTTGAACTTTGATGCCAAAGTCAGAAGAGGTTCCTTCACAGCAGAAGATCTTTTCCATGCACATATAGCAGGAATGGATAGCTTTGCAATAGGATTGAAAGTCGCGCAGCGGTTAATGGATGATAGGGTGCTTGAGAATGTTGTTGAGGATCGTTACCGTTCTTTTAACCAAGGGATAGGGAGAGATATTGTTTCTGGAAAAACAGATTTCCATCAATTAGAGAAACACGCCTTAACACTATCTGAAATTACACAACCTTCAGGTCAATTGGAAGTTATTAAGAATAAAATCAATCAATATTTGTTAACGACATTTGCATAA
- a CDS encoding extracellular solute-binding protein: MKMKKAFTVLTFVLICCLLMVACSGEEDENSASGDSKTVKFMHLWPEGSSAQHYKVVNQIIEDFETENEGIDIELEVLSNEQYKEKIKVQSTSNELPDVGMTWAAGYMEPFVDGNMFASLDDILEEDNLSEEFVAGTTDAFSIDDTAYGLPLELNISSIYYNKAIFDEYGLEEPTTLDEFNQVVDTLNENDVIPVALGNRDAWTGSMWYMYLANRLGGDEDVLTSAIDRSGSFEDPALLKAAEHLQGLVNDNSFVSGFNGLADQEAKSMFMESQAAMYLIATWDLPNYTTNEDVPQEFRDSVGYFPFPQVDGSGDFNSYVGGPGVGLFVSENSEVKEEAKTFVSYFVKEWGERAVTEVGIIPATKIDGEALDLPELYVEVLDDLNNASNITLYADVQMSASAAQVHLDMIQALFGGEITPEEFVKTHEETLANEE; the protein is encoded by the coding sequence ATGAAAATGAAGAAAGCGTTTACAGTGTTGACTTTCGTATTGATTTGCTGTTTATTAATGGTCGCTTGTTCTGGTGAAGAAGATGAAAATAGTGCTTCAGGAGATTCAAAAACAGTTAAATTTATGCATTTATGGCCGGAAGGGAGTTCTGCCCAACATTATAAAGTTGTGAATCAAATTATAGAAGATTTTGAAACTGAAAATGAAGGGATAGACATAGAACTAGAGGTTTTAAGTAATGAACAATATAAAGAAAAAATTAAAGTTCAATCTACCTCGAACGAATTACCTGATGTTGGTATGACATGGGCTGCCGGATATATGGAGCCATTTGTTGATGGAAATATGTTTGCTTCTTTAGATGATATCTTAGAGGAAGATAATCTATCAGAAGAATTTGTAGCTGGTACAACAGATGCCTTTTCTATTGATGATACTGCTTATGGTTTACCTTTAGAGTTAAATATATCTTCCATTTATTACAATAAAGCAATATTCGATGAGTATGGGTTGGAAGAACCAACAACTCTAGATGAATTTAATCAAGTCGTTGATACATTAAACGAAAACGACGTAATTCCTGTAGCATTAGGAAATCGTGATGCTTGGACAGGTTCTATGTGGTACATGTATTTAGCAAATCGTCTAGGTGGAGATGAAGATGTATTAACCAGTGCTATTGATAGAAGCGGTTCATTTGAAGATCCAGCATTACTAAAAGCAGCAGAACATCTTCAAGGTTTAGTAAACGATAATTCTTTTGTTAGCGGTTTCAACGGGTTGGCTGATCAAGAAGCAAAAAGTATGTTTATGGAAAGTCAAGCTGCGATGTACTTAATTGCTACTTGGGATTTACCTAACTATACGACGAATGAAGATGTACCTCAAGAATTTCGTGATTCTGTTGGATACTTCCCGTTTCCGCAAGTTGATGGAAGTGGTGACTTTAATAGCTATGTAGGAGGTCCTGGTGTTGGGCTATTCGTTTCTGAAAACTCCGAGGTAAAAGAAGAGGCAAAAACGTTTGTGTCTTACTTTGTGAAAGAATGGGGTGAGAGGGCAGTAACGGAAGTAGGGATTATTCCTGCAACAAAAATCGATGGAGAAGCATTAGATTTACCAGAACTCTATGTAGAGGTGTTGGATGATTTAAATAATGCATCAAACATTACATTATATGCAGATGTTCAAATGAGTGCCAGTGCCGCACAAGTTCATTTGGACATGATTCAAGCATTATTTGGTGGCGAAATTACTCCAGAAGAGTTTGTAAAAACACATGAAGAAACGCTAGCAAATGAGGAATAA
- a CDS encoding YesL family protein: MNLFASRLYTIMEWVMKYAYLHLLWVVFTLLGLVITGFYPATLSVYSIVRKWFTSNPDIPIFSTFWTTYKTYFKKGNILGIGANLILSLAVLNIIFIQSYQGTFSLIQIPLLAYLFLVCLFFIYLFPVAVHYELSVTRIFKQSSLILLISPIHTLLIIVSFISIYFIFVQIPALFFIFGISIIASISTWIIKHRFEIIQSFKKS, translated from the coding sequence ATGAATCTATTTGCAAGTCGTCTTTATACCATAATGGAATGGGTGATGAAATATGCTTATTTACATTTATTGTGGGTTGTTTTCACCTTGTTAGGATTAGTAATAACTGGATTTTATCCTGCCACTCTTTCTGTATACTCGATCGTAAGAAAATGGTTTACCTCAAATCCGGATATCCCAATTTTTTCTACATTCTGGACTACATACAAAACTTATTTCAAGAAAGGCAATATATTAGGAATCGGTGCTAATCTAATCCTTAGTTTAGCGGTATTAAATATAATCTTTATTCAATCCTATCAAGGAACTTTTTCATTGATTCAAATTCCTTTATTAGCTTATTTATTTTTAGTTTGTTTATTTTTCATTTACTTATTTCCAGTTGCAGTTCATTATGAATTATCGGTTACAAGAATATTTAAACAATCTTCACTGATTTTACTGATTAGTCCAATCCACACATTGTTAATCATTGTTAGCTTTATTTCAATCTATTTTATTTTTGTACAAATTCCGGCACTTTTCTTTATCTTTGGGATCAGTATAATCGCGTCTATTTCAACATGGATCATTAAACATCGTTTCGAGATAATACAATCTTTTAAAAAATCATAA
- a CDS encoding carbohydrate ABC transporter permease, whose protein sequence is MHRVGYILLYICLGVVGVFQIFPIIWLVSFSLKTNQEIFAGNPFALPTDPKWENYLKVFEGGIGTYFWNSIWITVVATILTILIASMATFAITRMKWKLSSFVLGIIMIGLMIPIHSALIPLYNMFLNVNLIDNPVSIVVTYMTYNLPITVMILLGFYTTLPREIEEAAIIDGSSIHRLFFKIILPLSAPIMSTTVIINMIYNWNEFVFVNTFISSDKFKTLTVGIQNFIGQYMTDWGAIGATLVISVLPIIIAFIFFSDKIMEGLSASAVKG, encoded by the coding sequence ATGCATCGAGTCGGTTATATTTTACTTTATATTTGTTTAGGTGTTGTCGGTGTATTTCAGATCTTCCCAATCATTTGGCTGGTCTCTTTCTCTTTAAAGACGAACCAGGAAATTTTTGCGGGAAATCCGTTTGCATTACCAACTGATCCTAAATGGGAAAATTACTTAAAAGTGTTTGAAGGTGGAATTGGAACGTATTTTTGGAATAGCATTTGGATAACAGTTGTTGCTACAATACTAACTATTTTAATTGCAAGTATGGCGACATTTGCAATAACGAGAATGAAATGGAAGTTATCGAGCTTTGTGTTAGGAATTATTATGATAGGATTAATGATTCCCATTCATTCAGCGCTAATTCCACTATACAATATGTTCCTCAATGTAAATTTAATTGATAATCCAGTATCGATTGTTGTTACGTATATGACGTATAATCTACCGATAACAGTGATGATTCTTTTAGGCTTTTACACAACATTACCAAGAGAAATAGAGGAAGCAGCTATCATTGATGGAAGCTCCATTCATCGGTTGTTTTTCAAGATTATCTTACCGTTATCAGCACCAATTATGTCCACCACTGTAATCATTAATATGATCTATAACTGGAATGAATTTGTATTTGTAAATACATTTATTAGTTCCGATAAATTTAAAACGTTAACTGTCGGTATTCAAAACTTTATAGGTCAATATATGACGGATTGGGGAGCAATTGGAGCTACGTTGGTTATTAGTGTACTTCCAATCATAATTGCGTTCATTTTCTTTAGCGATAAAATCATGGAAGGTCTATCTGCAAGTGCAGTAAAAGGGTAA
- a CDS encoding NAD(P)/FAD-dependent oxidoreductase, whose amino-acid sequence MKKVVILGGGYGGIKVLAGLLNQSLSEDIHITVVDRNPFRSLKTEFYSIAAGTSADHDVRVEFPEDSRVNYLFQEITKIDVEQKRILFNDPDIIVEYDYLVIGIGCEDNFHGIPGAKEYAESVQTFSKARHTGVAIGNLKAYGKVSVIGAGLSGIEVASEIRESRPDLNIRLLDRGANVLKAFDSKIQDYVEQWFIKNDVDVIHHSTVEYVEKDGVCNNGVCYLNDVTIWTAGVQPNWLVRQLPFKKDIQDKVIVNDFYQVPEDPNVYVLGDCASSEYSPSGQLAGLQGEQIAEVLLSILADKEPKQPKPLKLKGTLGSLGKSDGFGNMVKTPLTGLLPRLAKTGVLWLSKRH is encoded by the coding sequence ATGAAGAAGGTCGTAATACTCGGGGGAGGATATGGCGGAATTAAAGTACTAGCTGGATTACTTAATCAGTCATTATCTGAGGATATACATATAACAGTTGTAGATCGAAACCCATTTCGTTCGTTAAAAACAGAATTTTACTCTATCGCAGCAGGAACATCAGCTGATCACGATGTTCGTGTGGAGTTTCCAGAAGATTCCAGAGTAAACTATCTGTTTCAAGAAATCACTAAAATAGATGTCGAACAAAAGCGAATTTTATTTAACGACCCAGACATCATTGTAGAATATGATTATTTAGTTATCGGAATTGGTTGTGAAGATAATTTCCACGGAATTCCAGGAGCAAAAGAATACGCAGAAAGTGTTCAAACTTTTTCTAAAGCTAGACATACTGGAGTAGCAATTGGAAACTTGAAGGCATACGGAAAAGTTTCCGTGATTGGTGCAGGTTTAAGTGGAATTGAAGTTGCTTCAGAAATAAGAGAAAGTAGACCCGATTTAAATATTCGTTTGTTAGATCGCGGTGCGAATGTATTAAAAGCGTTTGATTCAAAAATACAAGACTATGTTGAGCAATGGTTTATAAAAAATGATGTAGACGTTATCCATCATTCTACTGTGGAATATGTAGAGAAAGATGGCGTATGTAATAACGGAGTGTGTTATTTGAATGATGTTACTATATGGACTGCAGGAGTACAGCCAAATTGGCTAGTTCGCCAACTACCTTTCAAAAAAGACATACAGGATAAAGTTATCGTAAATGATTTCTATCAAGTACCCGAGGATCCAAATGTGTATGTCTTGGGAGATTGTGCATCAAGTGAATACTCTCCAAGTGGACAATTAGCTGGATTACAAGGTGAACAAATAGCAGAAGTGCTATTATCCATCCTCGCAGACAAAGAACCAAAACAACCAAAACCTTTAAAATTAAAAGGTACGCTTGGTTCACTAGGAAAATCAGACGGATTTGGCAATATGGTAAAAACACCATTAACTGGACTCTTACCTCGACTTGCTAAAACAGGCGTCTTATGGCTAAGTAAACGACATTAA
- a CDS encoding carbohydrate ABC transporter permease — protein MDKVMSNKWIITLYILPALLFIAVLIVIPLLLSGYFGLMDWDGIGAMQFIGLDNYITAMQDSKFWESTLHSFLLAIFSALSLLLYLVVALILASKIKGANFLKKIYLIPMLLSSVAIAQLWIKVYNPSNGMLNSILTSLGVENPPAWLADPNIVLYAIFIPIIWQYAGFYILIYYAALKNIPESIIEAAKIDGASPIQIAIRIKFPLIMTVFKVTIVLAIVGSLKYFDLIYVMTGGGPNGASEVMASYMYKLAFSSYDFGYGSAIGFLLLIITLIVTFIIRKATETKDTIQY, from the coding sequence ATGGATAAAGTTATGTCCAATAAATGGATCATTACACTTTATATCCTTCCTGCGCTGTTATTTATTGCAGTTCTCATAGTTATTCCATTGTTATTGTCAGGATATTTTGGCTTAATGGATTGGGATGGCATCGGAGCGATGCAATTTATCGGTCTAGATAATTATATTACGGCAATGCAGGATTCGAAGTTTTGGGAAAGTACATTGCATTCATTTTTGTTGGCTATATTTTCTGCGTTAAGTTTATTACTTTACTTAGTAGTAGCATTAATTCTTGCGTCGAAAATTAAAGGTGCAAACTTTTTAAAGAAGATATATCTTATACCAATGTTGCTTTCATCGGTAGCTATTGCACAGTTATGGATAAAAGTCTATAACCCTAGTAATGGAATGCTAAACAGTATTTTAACGAGTTTAGGAGTGGAAAATCCTCCAGCATGGTTAGCTGATCCAAATATAGTACTTTATGCAATTTTTATACCAATTATTTGGCAGTATGCAGGTTTCTATATTTTGATTTACTATGCAGCACTTAAAAATATACCAGAATCTATTATAGAAGCCGCAAAAATTGATGGTGCAAGTCCGATTCAAATTGCAATTAGGATTAAATTCCCATTAATTATGACCGTATTCAAAGTTACTATTGTTCTAGCTATTGTTGGGTCATTAAAATATTTTGACCTAATCTATGTAATGACTGGAGGAGGGCCGAATGGAGCTAGTGAAGTAATGGCTTCCTATATGTATAAGCTCGCTTTTTCTAGTTATGACTTTGGTTATGGCAGTGCCATAGGCTTCTTGCTTTTAATTATTACATTAATCGTTACTTTTATTATTCGAAAAGCGACAGAAACAAAAGACACCATTCAGTACTGA
- the xylB gene encoding xylulokinase produces MSYVLGVDLGTSGVKVLLVNKKGKVEYEKTKSLTLIQEKTGYAEQDPDEWVSQTYEAIKELVTDNAVDPAKITGLSFAGQMHGLVLLNNKNQVIRNAILWNDTRTSEECQEIYSILGEDRLLEITKNIALEGFTLPKLLWVKKHEPINFAKTTTFLLPKDYVRYQLTGKLHMDYSDAAGTLLLDVEKNRWSKEICELFEIPTKICPELINSIQEVGTLTEEASTNSRLNMATKVFAGGADNACAAIGSGVLSKEKTLASIGTSGVVLSYEESGDKKFEGKVHYFNHGAPDAFYTMGVTLAAGHSLSWFKETFAHDICFDELIQEASTVNPGANGLLFTPYINGERTPHVDANIRGSFIGIDASHKRQHFTRAVLEGITFSLQESVTILRESGKKIESIISLGGGAKSDLWLQMQADIFQANVIRLTSEQGPGMGAAMIASVGVGWFNSLADCGDVFIQEEKVYKPIEENVKVYHDLFLLYKEVYSSTTKINKQLREFRN; encoded by the coding sequence ATGTCATATGTATTAGGTGTCGATCTTGGAACAAGTGGTGTTAAAGTACTTCTTGTAAATAAAAAAGGTAAAGTAGAATATGAAAAAACGAAATCATTAACATTAATACAAGAAAAAACTGGCTATGCTGAACAAGATCCTGATGAATGGGTTAGTCAAACATATGAAGCGATTAAAGAATTAGTAACGGATAATGCGGTTGACCCTGCTAAAATTACGGGGTTAAGCTTTGCTGGACAAATGCATGGTTTAGTACTATTAAATAATAAAAATCAAGTTATTCGTAACGCAATTTTATGGAATGATACGAGAACTAGCGAAGAATGCCAAGAAATTTATAGTATTTTAGGGGAAGATCGATTACTAGAAATTACAAAGAATATAGCGCTAGAAGGGTTTACTCTTCCTAAATTATTATGGGTGAAAAAGCATGAACCAATTAATTTTGCAAAAACAACGACTTTTTTATTACCAAAGGATTATGTTCGTTATCAACTAACTGGAAAATTACACATGGATTATTCTGATGCAGCAGGAACCTTACTGTTGGATGTAGAGAAGAATAGGTGGAGTAAAGAAATCTGTGAATTATTTGAAATTCCAACTAAAATCTGTCCTGAATTAATAAATTCAATCCAAGAAGTAGGAACTTTAACAGAAGAAGCATCAACGAATTCGAGGTTAAACATGGCAACAAAAGTATTTGCTGGAGGAGCGGATAACGCTTGTGCAGCTATTGGTTCAGGTGTACTTAGTAAGGAGAAAACTCTAGCTAGTATTGGTACTTCCGGTGTTGTGCTTAGTTATGAAGAATCGGGTGATAAAAAATTTGAAGGTAAAGTTCATTACTTTAATCATGGAGCTCCTGATGCTTTTTATACAATGGGAGTAACACTTGCTGCAGGTCACAGCCTTTCTTGGTTTAAGGAGACATTTGCACATGATATATGTTTTGATGAATTAATACAAGAAGCATCTACTGTAAATCCTGGAGCTAATGGTTTATTATTTACACCGTATATAAATGGAGAAAGAACCCCGCATGTGGACGCAAATATTCGAGGGAGTTTTATTGGCATAGACGCATCCCATAAGCGTCAACACTTCACTAGAGCAGTTTTAGAAGGGATTACCTTTTCCTTGCAAGAAAGTGTAACTATCTTACGGGAAAGTGGAAAGAAAATAGAATCTATTATTTCTCTAGGTGGAGGAGCAAAAAGTGATTTATGGCTACAAATGCAAGCGGATATCTTTCAAGCAAATGTTATTCGATTAACGAGTGAGCAAGGACCAGGAATGGGAGCAGCAATGATTGCTAGTGTCGGAGTTGGTTGGTTTAATAGTTTAGCTGACTGCGGTGATGTTTTTATTCAAGAAGAAAAGGTATATAAACCAATAGAGGAAAACGTTAAGGTATATCACGATTTATTCCTTTTGTACAAGGAAGTATATTCATCAACTACTAAAATAAACAAACAACTTCGTGAATTTAGAAATTAA